In Oikeobacillus pervagus, the sequence CAAAGCTCCATGCAGGTAGAGTCACAGTAAATATTTCAGTTAAATCAATATTCTTCATGTCATCTAAGGCCATTTCTAAGATATTACTTACGGTATTGAAATTGGAGTTTTCTATAGTAAGTATATATCTGATATTAACTCTATATTATTATGAATTTTGGGAATTGTCAATCTTTTTATCGATTATATGCATTTTTTGCTATTTGTTCATAGTGAAAATGTAAATCGTTTAGAGCAGCTGTTAATGCATTTGCTCCCTTCCCTTTATAATGCTCTTGTAACATTTGTAAGGGTTCTTCGATTCCGTCTTTCAAACTTACTCCCCGAAGTAATTGGCCTATATAGTTTCGTCCATGTTCAGTAGCTAATGTACAGGAAGCTTCAATAATGACCCCATATTTCCGATCGACCTCTGCTGTAATCGTTAATGTATCGAACACGCTTTTGGCAGCCATCCCTTGAGGAAGCCTTGCATGACCAGCGATAAAGATGATTTTTGAATCACTCAATTTCATTTCCTCCTTTCATTTTAGGAACTAATAGACTCATGGATATAAGATTGCTTTTCAATTTGTTTAACAATCTCTTTTCCGATTTCTAAGGAAGCAGTTGCTGCGGGTGAGGGGGCATTACAAATGTGAATGCTACTTTTCCCCGGGATCATATGAAAATCATCCACAAGTTGACCATCATCGCGAAGTGCTTGGGCACGAACTCCAGCTGGGGCAGCAATTAAATCTTTTGCTTCTATTTCAGGGATTAACTCCTGAAGACTAGCCACAAATTTTGCTTTGCTAAAAGACCGGTGCATTTCTTCTATTCCTTCCCCCAAAAATTTGCTAGCTAATTTCCAGAATCCAGGGTAGCGCATAACTTCAGTGAAATCCTTTAAACTAAAATCAGTTTTCTTGTACCCTTCCCGCTTAAAACTCAGGACTGCATTTGGGCCCGCTTCCACTTCACCACCAATCATTCGGGTGTAATGGACACCTAGGAATGGAAATTTTGGATTTGGAACAGGATAGATTAAATTTTTCACGAGGTATCTTTTTTCGGGTACGAGCTTATAGTACTCACCGCGGAATGGAATGATTTTTACATCTGTTTTATATCCAGCCATATTCGTCACTCGATCACTGTGCAAACCTGCGCAATTAATAAGAAATTGTGATCTAAATGTCCCTTTGTTCGATTCAATTGTAATTCCATCATTTAATTCAGATATCGATTCTACCTTCGTATTTAAACGGATGTCCCCGCCTTTTTCCCGAATGATGTCAGCAAATTTCTCACTCACCTGTCTATAGTTCACGATACCAGCAGCCGCAACTTTAATCGCCGCTAATCCATTCACATGAGGCTCTATTTCCTTTAATTCTTCTTTACTAATTTTCTTCACATCTAATTGGTTTTGTAACCCACGCTGAAATAATTGATCAAGTAGCGGAAGTTCTTCTTGTTTTGTCGCCACGATCACCTTCCCGCAATTCTCGTGTTCAATTCCATATTGCTTACAAAACTCGATCATCGATTGACTTCCTTGACGAGCAAACCGTGCTTTAAAGCTTCCAGGTTTATAATAAATTCCGGAATGAATAACCCCGCTATTATGGCCAGTCTGGTGCATGGCGAGTTGCGATTCCTTTTCTAGCAACAAAACCTTAGCATTCGGAAACCGATTTGTTATGGCCATGGCAGTTGAAAGACCAACAACTCCACCACCTATAATGCTAAAATCGTACATATTTTTTCCTCCTGTTTTCTAGATTACGAAGTAAGACGAAAATAGCCAGCAATATCCCTTCTATCATAAGGAAGATATTACTGGCTTAACCTGTGAATTTAGACTCTTTCGTAGAGACTTGAACAGATTTTACAGTTTTTTTATTAGGTCAAATAGAATGTCATTTCACTTGTTCCATAAAAGAGGTCTTCTTTTTAAAAGTGAATGTCCACACTCGAAAATAGATGTCTAGATTATAATTTATTTTGATTATTCTGTCAATTATGCCTTTGAATTTCCCTTTTAGTATTGATTGCCTTTGTGAAGATCGATAAAAGATCCCCTTAAAAGAGTTTTTTCCTTTTTCACAGGGCGATCACTTTTCATTTAATTACCCAATTTTCACTAGGGAAGATTAAATTTCTACTTTCAAATCACGCTGTTCTAATACTTTTTTTACAATTTTTAACGCATTTTGAACACGCGGAAATCCTACATACGGAATTAATTGTAACATTCCTTCCACAATTTCATTTGGTGTTAGCCCTGATGTAAGCCCACGGTTCACATGAGTCTCAATTTGTGGTTCTACTCCTTGTGTAACAAGAGTGGTAATCGTCACAAGTGCACGCTCTTTATTATTAAGTCCAGGTCGTGTGTAAATATCCCCATAGGCGAATTCCACAATAAATCGTCTAAGATCTGGTGCAATGTCTTTTAGTACATCAGAATGAACTAAATTTTGTGCTTGTTCTTCACTTGTATACTCTTTTAATTTGTTAACCCCTTTTTGAAAACGTTCTTGATCCAATGTAAACCCCCCAATTTCATAAAATATTTCTATATGTTTGATTCTTCTACTTTATTTTACACAATTAATAGAATCTTTTGAATAGAAAATAAAAAAAACGCTGTTGAATGTTCAACAGCAACAACATATTTAAGAGCGTTGGATCATCGTGGTTGAATAACTTTTAATCATTCTTTGTAGATTCCGATGTGATTCCCGAACTTTAATCGTTTCGTCGATAATTTTTTGGAATCCTTCTAAATCTTTGTCAGTTGCATTTAAGACGGATTTCGTCACACTTTCAGCGATTTGTTGCAATGATAGATCTGAACTCAAAGACAAAAACCACCCTTCGCTTAATTGTCGAGCCTGTCAAGCTCTTTAAATTATTTTACAAAGTGAACATGATTTCCTGCAAAAAACACTCAAAACTTCTCAACAATTCTCAACAGATTTCACGTTTTAACCTCACACCTATGAATCGTTCAATAAAGCATTTCGCTAACGCTTTTTTTTAATTAAGCCAACAATCACAATAATGATAGGAATGAGCATAGTTTGAATGGAAGCGTAAAAAGGCCATGTATCAACTAATATCCCCCAATAACTCATATTGGGCATAATCATGATAGATAAGGGAAGTAACAATAAGCAGAGTGGTAATGTGAGGATTCGATAATCTCGCAACTCGAAAATTTGCTGCAATCCAATAGTTGTCGCTAACACAACGAGACACATTTTTATAAACATGGAAACAAACCAAATGCTTGAAATGATAATTTCCACTCGTTGGATCACATTTGCAACATTAATCTCTGCACCAAGTAAGTATGGGGTATATATCTTATTTTCTGAATACTCTACACCTAGCACCATTAAAGAATAGACAGTCGCAATGATTAACATTAAGCTACCAAGCAGAACCCCTAAGCAAAATGGTTTACTAATCTTCGTTTTGGGCGTAACAAAAGGAAGAAGAGTAACGAGAATAAAGGTTTCCAAATAAGGAAAACCAATATTTGCAATAGATGCCCTTACAATCGGTTTCCAACCGTCTGCTGCGATTGGAAGCAAATGGGTTATATCACTTTTATTTAATAATAATACGGCTGAGAGTAAATAGAAAAAAATCGGGATTGGGAGTAAAATCTGTGAGGTCCTGCCAATTACCTCTATTCCCTGTTTAACCGAATAAGCAACAACAATTAAAAAGATCAAATGAATGACGGATAAAGGTGTTTCAGGTAAAATGTGAACAATAAGAAAATCCCCAAAATCCCTTAAAGTCATCACCGAAATTAAGTAATGAAAACTAATGATGATAAATAAACCAATGATTTTACCAAAACGTTTTCCAAATACACACTCTAGTATTTGGAAAACTGTTTTATTTGGAAACAGCCGGAACATCAGCAAATAAATGCCGATAAGAATAAAACAAAAGAGCATTGCTAATAAGGATGAAATCCAAGCATCTTGTTTCGAATACTCCACAAGTAAATTCGGTACATAAAGAATTGCACTTCCTAGTGTAAACATCCAGGCAAAAATTAAAAATTGATTCGAACTTATCTTTTCCATTAATATGTCATCCTTTTGTTTCTAAAAAAAGATAGATTTCTTTTACCAACCCCATATGGTTATATAGCCATTCAAATGGATTCATAAAAGAAACCTGCATTTGTTTTAGAATCATTACTAGGAAAAAGACGATAAGGATGGTATAATATACCCCTTTTTCCTTTCGACTCCCTGCCTTCAGTTCCATTCGATCGATGAAAAGAACAATTGTTGTCAAAAGAAGTGAAAAAATAAAAATCATATTACTTCTCCCCTTGCAATTGCTTCATTAATGAATTTTTAATCGTTCCTGTATTCGTTATATGAACATCCACCTTAGTGTTCACTTTGAGTTTCTTAAATATATCATCCCAATTTTTCTCCATTTTATCCCACTCAACTGGTTCTTTTCTGTGAAACTCTTGTCCAAATCCAAAAATATCGACACCCATTTCTTGTATTTTCGTTATTTCGGAGTCATAAAACTTTGTTAAATATTCTTCTATTTTCCTTTCTAACGCTTTAATGTCTTCTACAGTCGTAACAGATTGAATACAATCTAGTTCCGAAATACGGCCTTTATAGAAAATATGAACATTCATTTCTGGATCTCCATTGACATGAGGTGACAAGGTTGTTTTTACTTTTATCGATTCCAAAATGCCTTTGCCATGCTTTGAACAAGGAAAACTGACGATAGAGTTGCCAATGTTATTAGTCATCGTATTATACGTCTGGGCTTCCCCGTTACTTAACCATCCCTTTAGCTTATCATTGTGAAAGACAGCAAGTTTTCCAATAGGGATTGGTGGTTCTTTAGAAGCAGATGGAACATCACTCCTCTTTTTTTTAGATGTAATACTTGGAACAACTGGGTGAACACCAGATGCAAGGGATTTAGAGATGAGTTCTCTAATTGTCGTTGCTTTGGATGCATCATAGAATTCATTTGATATTATTAATTTCTCTTGAATTCCTCGTGCTGGTACAGGAATAAAAGGAGTAGATGTACTTAATACGTCTTTCGCTGAATGGTCTTTCGTAACCAAGACATCAAAATCAGAACGTATCTCTTGATCCCGATAAAATAAATCCAATATTTCACCTATCCCTTCACTGGCCACCTCTTCTTCAATAATCAATATATTTAGATGGGCTACATATATTTTCCTAGGAGAATTCAGTGCTAGTTTTCTAAGTGCCTTTATAATCGTTTTATCCTTGGCTTCAAAAACAATGAAGGGTGACCCTACTCCTAATCCTTTTGGATTTGCAATTGCTTGAGGGTTGATGACTTGTGCTGTTACCCTGTATTCATTTTTCACTTTATCAATTCCGATTCCAGAAGTAATCGCAAGCTCATTAAATTCCCTTCGATTCCAACATCCTGACAAGAAAAGGCTTACAATTAGTAGAAGAAAAATCGTTGTTGTTTTAGGCATTGTTTTTTTCCTTTCCTCCGTCTAGTTTTTCTTCCTAAGTAATTTTCCTTTAAAAGAGAAGGAAGTATGTCTCAAGCGTACAAATGTATCTTTCTGATCCTGTCCGTAAAATGGAGCAATAGGTGCCATATAAGACACTCCAAAGGAACGAAGACTGCAAAGATGGACAATCAGCAAAAATAAACCAAGTGTAATACCAAAGAATCCAAAACTGGCCGCTAATCCCATAA encodes:
- a CDS encoding DUF3870 domain-containing protein, whose amino-acid sequence is MKLSDSKIIFIAGHARLPQGMAAKSVFDTLTITAEVDRKYGVIIEASCTLATEHGRNYIGQLLRGVSLKDGIEEPLQMLQEHYKGKGANALTAALNDLHFHYEQIAKNAYNR
- the lhgO gene encoding L-2-hydroxyglutarate oxidase gives rise to the protein MYDFSIIGGGVVGLSTAMAITNRFPNAKVLLLEKESQLAMHQTGHNSGVIHSGIYYKPGSFKARFARQGSQSMIEFCKQYGIEHENCGKVIVATKQEELPLLDQLFQRGLQNQLDVKKISKEELKEIEPHVNGLAAIKVAAAGIVNYRQVSEKFADIIREKGGDIRLNTKVESISELNDGITIESNKGTFRSQFLINCAGLHSDRVTNMAGYKTDVKIIPFRGEYYKLVPEKRYLVKNLIYPVPNPKFPFLGVHYTRMIGGEVEAGPNAVLSFKREGYKKTDFSLKDFTEVMRYPGFWKLASKFLGEGIEEMHRSFSKAKFVASLQELIPEIEAKDLIAAPAGVRAQALRDDGQLVDDFHMIPGKSSIHICNAPSPAATASLEIGKEIVKQIEKQSYIHESISS
- a CDS encoding carboxymuconolactone decarboxylase family protein encodes the protein MDQERFQKGVNKLKEYTSEEQAQNLVHSDVLKDIAPDLRRFIVEFAYGDIYTRPGLNNKERALVTITTLVTQGVEPQIETHVNRGLTSGLTPNEIVEGMLQLIPYVGFPRVQNALKIVKKVLEQRDLKVEI
- a CDS encoding GerAB/ArcD/ProY family transporter — translated: MEKISSNQFLIFAWMFTLGSAILYVPNLLVEYSKQDAWISSLLAMLFCFILIGIYLLMFRLFPNKTVFQILECVFGKRFGKIIGLFIIISFHYLISVMTLRDFGDFLIVHILPETPLSVIHLIFLIVVAYSVKQGIEVIGRTSQILLPIPIFFYLLSAVLLLNKSDITHLLPIAADGWKPIVRASIANIGFPYLETFILVTLLPFVTPKTKISKPFCLGVLLGSLMLIIATVYSLMVLGVEYSENKIYTPYLLGAEINVANVIQRVEIIISSIWFVSMFIKMCLVVLATTIGLQQIFELRDYRILTLPLCLLLLPLSIMIMPNMSYWGILVDTWPFYASIQTMLIPIIIVIVGLIKKKR
- a CDS encoding Ger(x)C family spore germination protein, coding for MPKTTTIFLLLIVSLFLSGCWNRREFNELAITSGIGIDKVKNEYRVTAQVINPQAIANPKGLGVGSPFIVFEAKDKTIIKALRKLALNSPRKIYVAHLNILIIEEEVASEGIGEILDLFYRDQEIRSDFDVLVTKDHSAKDVLSTSTPFIPVPARGIQEKLIISNEFYDASKATTIRELISKSLASGVHPVVPSITSKKKRSDVPSASKEPPIPIGKLAVFHNDKLKGWLSNGEAQTYNTMTNNIGNSIVSFPCSKHGKGILESIKVKTTLSPHVNGDPEMNVHIFYKGRISELDCIQSVTTVEDIKALERKIEEYLTKFYDSEITKIQEMGVDIFGFGQEFHRKEPVEWDKMEKNWDDIFKKLKVNTKVDVHITNTGTIKNSLMKQLQGEK